The genomic region GCAGGTGGACGACCGCGCCGTTGTAATAGCCGATATGGTTCCCGCTGATGGCGTTGACGAGGGCGGTAAACGTGCGCGAAATAATGCGCCGAAACAACGGACGATTGTCCAGTGCGCCAAAGTACGGTATGATCATGTCCGCCTGTCCCAGTTTCGACAACAATGCGACGATGACTTCCTGCCGTTCGACATTGTCGCCGTTGACCAGCATGTAGTATTTGCCGCGGGCGATGCGTGCGCCCTCTTCGTGCATGACGCCGAGTCCCTGGTGGCGGTCATGGGTTTTGAGGGTGATGGGAATGTCCGGGTGCGCTCTTTGAAATGCTTCGACAACGGCCACCGTGCCGTCCGTCGAGCAGTCGTCCATCACCAGAATTTCATACGAAACCGGCACTTCCGCCACGGCTTTCATGATTACGTCAAAGGTGCCCGTGACGTTTTTTTCCTCGTTGAGACAGGGCACAAAAAACGTAATATCGGCGGAGGGCGCCGTTTCGTTCAGCATGGACCGGCTTCCTTCGATAGGCCGCAAGTGTTCAGCCCAACAACAAGGCCATTGTACCGGCGTGCGGCCCTAGGTGCAAACCCGCGCATTGCCTCATGCCAAATCCGGT from Candidatus Hydrogenedentota bacterium harbors:
- a CDS encoding glycosyltransferase family 2 protein, with the protein product MLNETAPSADITFFVPCLNEEKNVTGTFDVIMKAVAEVPVSYEILVMDDCSTDGTVAVVEAFQRAHPDIPITLKTHDRHQGLGVMHEEGARIARGKYYMLVNGDNVERQEVIVALLSKLGQADMIIPYFGALDNRPLFRRIISRTFTALVNAISGNHIGYYNGAVVHLRENVVRHHPGTRGFAYEAELITRLLARGATYVQVEVPSEERQHGVSKAFHPRNFVSVGYSLLKIAWRRLTGRA